A genomic stretch from Hemibagrus wyckioides isolate EC202008001 linkage group LG18, SWU_Hwy_1.0, whole genome shotgun sequence includes:
- the supt6h gene encoding transcription elongation factor SPT6 isoform X2: protein MSDFIESEAEESEEEFEEKDLKPKKTQRFMEDDDDEEDENTEDQDEHGNLRGLIDDDNEEEEEEEENRSRVEDSDSGEEVRHRRRKRDYDDLLDDDDLDLIEENLGVKMKRKKKYSRVRTMDDDGEDDEKDQIADEIFTRDGDGEGEDVEGGEALRHGDDEEEEEGEESDIDDFIVDDDGQPITKKKGKKFTGYTDAALQEAQEIFGGDFDFAEFDPDAYDHAEEEEEDQDDEAWDRPKKQTKRRVGRRSIFEIYEPSELESSHMTDQDNEIRSTDMPERFQLRTIPVKPAEDDELEEEAEWIYRNAFSTPTISMQESTDYLDRGTTTNFSRRGPSTIAKIKEALNFMRNQHFEVPFIAFYRKEYVEPELNINDLWKVWQWDEKWTQLRTRKQNLTRLFQRMQSYQFEQISADPDKPLADAIRPLDTADMERLKDVQSIEELSDVYNHFLLYYGRDIPRMQNATKATKKKLKKIKEVSEEDGEEAEVEEEEEEEEEQKGPDLKQASRRDMYSICQAAGLDGLAKKFGLTPEQFGENLRDSYQRHETEQFPAEPLELAKDYVCSQFNTPETVLEGTRYMVAMQIAREPLVRHVLRQTFQERAKINIKPTKKGKKDVDEAHYAYSFKYLKNKAVKELSGDQFLKMCMAEDEGLLSIDISIDLVGVKGYGGDQTYFDEIKQFYYRDEFSHQVQEWNKQRTLAIERSLQQFLYPQMAKELKNKLIAEAKENIIKSCCRKLYNWLKVAPYRPDQQVEEDDDLMDDAQGKGIRVLGVAFASGRDTPVFCALINGEGEVVDFLRLPYFLKRRNAWREEEREKKLQDIENLKKFLLSKKPHVVAVSGENRDAHMLMEDIKRTVSELEQDSSLPAVGVELVDNELATLYMNSRKSEADFRDYPPLLRQAVSVARKIQDPLVEFAQVCSTDEDILCLKLHPLQEHVVKEELLSALYCEFINRVNEVGVDVNRAIAHPYMQSLVQYVCGLGPRKGSHLLKILKQNNTRLENRTQLVTMCHMGPKVFINCAGFIKIDTASLGDSTDSYIEVLDGSRVHPETYEWARKMAVDALEYDESAEDANPAGALEEILENPERLKDLDLDAFAEELERQGYGNKGITLYDIRAELSCRYKDLRAPYRPPNTEEVFNMLTKETPETFYIGKLITSVVTGIAHRRPQGESYDQAIRNDETGLWQCPFCQQDNFPELSEVWNHFDSGSCPGQAIGVRTRLDNGVMGFIPTKFLSDKVVKHPEERVKVGMTVHCRIMKIDIEKFNVDLTCRTSDLTDKNNEWKLPKDTYYDFDAETEDVKQDEEQKKKQQRTTYIKRVIAHPSFHNINFKQAEKMMETMDQGDVVIRPSSKGENHLTVTWKVAEGIYQHVDVREEGKENAFSLGHTLWINTEEFEDLDEITARYVQPMAAFARDLLGHKYFQDCNGGDRKKMEEILIKAKKEKPTFIPYFVSACRDLPGKFLLGYQPRGKPRIEYVTITPDGFRYRSQIFPTVNGLFRWFKDHYQEPVPGVTPSSSSRMRTPASVNATPANINFADLTRAVNALPRNVTSQMFNAIAAVTGQGQNPNSTPAQWASSQYGYSGGSSAGGGGGSSSAYHVFATPQQPMATPLMTPSYSYTTPGQQQTMSTPQYPSSTPQSSHSHHQHPSSTPSSSSSSSRVRTPQPKPTSHTAVDWGKMAEQWLQEKEAERRKKASRMTPRPSPSPMIESTPMSIAGDATPLLDEMDR from the exons ATGTCGGACTTCATCGAAAGCGAGGCGGAGGAGTCCGAGGAGGAGTTTGAGGAGAAGGACCTGAAGCCCAAGAAGACTCAGAGGTTCATGGAagacgatgatgatg AGGAAGACGAGAACACGGAGGATCAAGATGAACATGGAAACCTGAGAGGACTTATCGATGATGacaatgaggaggaggaagaggaggaggagaatagAAGTAGAGTTGAAGACAGTGATTCTGGAGAGGAGGTCCGGCATCGTCGACGGAAGCGTG attaTGACGACCTTCTGGACGATGATGATTTGGATCTTATCGAAGAGAACTTGGGGGTTAAAATGAAGAGG AAAAAGAAGTACTCTCGTGTGAGAACAATGGacgatgatggtgaagatgatgagaaAGACCAGATTGCAGATGAGATCTTTACTAGGGATGGTGATGGAGAAGGGGAAGATGTTGAAGGTGGAGAAGCACTGCGCCATGgggatgatgaagaggaagaagagggagAGGAATCAG ACATAGACGACTTCATTGTGGACGATGATGGACAGCCCATCACCAAAAAGAAGGGAAAGAAGTTTACAGGCTATACCGATGC cGCTTTACAAGAGGCCCAAGAAATTTTCGGTGGAGACTTTGACTTTGCCGAGTTTGACCCTGACGCATACGATCAtgctgaagaggaagaggaggatcaGGATGACGAAGCATGGGATCGACCAAAGAAGCAGACAAAGAGGAGAGTGGGTCGCCGTAGCATCTTTGAGATCTACGAGCCCAGCGAGCTGGAGAGCAGCCACATGACTGACCAAGACAATGAAATACGTTCTACAGATATGCCTGAGAGGTTCCAG TTGCGCACTATACCTGTGAAGCCTGCTGAGGATGATGAGCTAGAGGAAGAGGCTGAATGGATCTACAGAAATGCTTTCTCTACACCCACTATATCAATGCAG GAGAGCACAGACTACCTAGATCGTGGAACCACCACTAACTTCAGCAGGAGAGGCCCTAGTACGATTGCTAAGATCAAGGAGGCACTCAACTTTATGAGGAACCAGCACTTTGAG GTACCCTTTATCGCTTTCTACAGGAAGGAATACGTGGAACCGGAGCTGAACATTAATGATTTATGGAAGGTGTGGCAGTGGGATGAGAAG tGGACCCAGCTGAGAACACGTAAGCAGAACCTAACGCGACTATTCCAGAGAATGCAGTCATATCAGTTTGAACAGATCTCAGCCGACCCGGATAAACCACTGGCTGATGCTATTCGTCCACTGGACACAGCTGACATGGAAAG GCTCAAAGATGTCCAGTCTATAGAAGAGCTGAGTGACGTGTACAACCACTTCTTGCTCTATTATGGACGAGACATCCCCAGGATGCAGAATGCAACCAAAGCCACCAAGAAAAAGCTGAAGAAGATCAAGGAAGTGTCCGAGGAAGATG GTGAGGAAGCTGAggtggaagaagaggaggaagaggaagaggagcagaaggGACCAGATCTGAAGCAAGCTTCCCGTCGAGACATGTACAGCATCTGCCAGGCTGCAGGCCTTG ATGGACTGGCCAAGAAGTTTGGTCTCACTCCTGAGCAGTTTGGTGAAAATCTGCGTGACAGTTACCAGCGACATGAGACTGAGCAGTTCCCCGCAGAGCCATTGGAGCTGGCCAAGGACTATGTATGCAG CCAGTTTAACACGCCAGAAACCGTTCTCGAGGGCACACGCTACATGGTCGCCATGCAGATTGCACGTGAACCTCTGGTCAGACATGTCCTAAGACAGACCTTCCAGGAAAGGGCTAAGATCAACATAAAGCCTACTAAAAAGGGCAAGAAG GATGTAGACGAGGCACACTACGCCTATTCCTTCAAATACTTAAAGAACAAGGCTGTGAAAGAGCTCAGTGGAGATCAGTTCCTGAAGATGTGCATGGCAGAAGATGAAGGACTACTCTCTATAGACATCAGCATCGACTTGGTCGGAGTTAAAGG CTATGGAGGCGATCAGACCTACTTTGATgagataaagcagttttattacAGAGATGAGTTCAGTCACCAGGTGCAGGAGTGGAATAAACAGAGAACCCTGGCCATCGAACGCTCCCTCCAGCAGTTCCTTTATCCCCAGATGGCCAAGGAGCTGAAGAATAAACTCATTGCTGAGGCCAAGGAAAATATCATTAAG TCATGCTGCAGGAAACTGTATAACTGGCTGAAGGTGGCTCCATATAGGCCAGACCAGCAggtggaggaggatgatgacCTAATGGATGACGCTCAAGGCAAAGGCATCCGCGTCTTAGGAGTGGCCTTTGCTTCCGGCAG AGACACACCGGTATTCTGTGCTCTGATTAATGGCGAAGGAGAAGTGGTGGACTTCCTCAGGCTTCCTTACTTCTTAAAAAGGAGGAACGCATGGAGGGAGGAGGAACGGGAGAAAAAG CTTCAAGACATTGAGAATCTGAAGAAGTTTCTTCTCAGTAAGAAACCCCATGTGGTGGCTGTTTCTGGAGAAAACCg CGATGCTCACATGCTGATGGAGGACATTAAGCGCACTGTCAGTGAGTTGGAGCAAGACTCGTCGCTGCCCGCTGTGGGAGTCGAGCTGGTGGACAACGAGTTAGCCACGTTGTATATGAATAGCCGAAAGTCTGAG GCGGACTTTAGGGACTACCCTCCCCTTCTACGCCAGGCAGTGTCTGTGGCTCGTAAGATTCAGGACCCACTGGTGGAGTTTGCACAGGTGTGCAGCACTGACGAGGACATCCTGTGCCTTAAACTCCATCCGCTACAG GAGCATGTTGTGAAGGAGGAGTTGCTCAGTGCACTTTACTGTGAGTTTATAAACCGTGTGAACGAAGTTGGTGTAGACGTGAACAGGGCCATTGCTCATCCTTACATGCAGAGCCTGGTTCAGTATGTCTGTGGCTTAGGACCAAGGAAAGGATCTCATCTACTCAAG atccttaaacaaaacaacactcGACTGGAAAACCGGACACAGCTGGTCACCATGTGCCATATGGGACCTAAAGTGTTTATCAACTGTGCTGGGTTTATCAAAATCGACACCGCTTCCCTCGGAGACAG CACCGACTCCTACATCGAGGTTCTGGATGGCTCTCGTGTTCATCCAGAGACTTACGAGTGGGCTCGTAAAATGGCAGTGGATGCCCTGGAGTACGATGAGTCAGCAGAAGACGCAAATCCTGCAGGAGCTTTGGAGGAGATCCTGGAGAACCCGGAGAGGTTGAAGGACCTGGATCTGGACGCGTTCGCTGAGGAGTtggagagacag GGCTACGGCAATAAGGGCATCACACTGTATGACATCCGTGCTGAACTCAGCTGTAGATATAAAGATTTGCGAGCCCCATACCGGCCACCCAACACAGAGGAGGTGTTTAACATGCTCACTAAGGAGACCCCTGAGACCTTCTACATCG GTAAGCTAATAACCAGTGTTGTAACTGGCATCGCTCACAGACGGCCTCAAGGGGAAAGTTACGACCAGGCCATTCGTAATGATGAGACCGGTCTGTGGCAGTGTCCCTTTTGCCAGCAGGACAACTTCCCTGAGCTCAGTGAG GTCTGGAATCACTTTGACAGTGGCTCATGTCCTGGACAGGCTATTGGTGTGAGAACTCGTCTAGATAACGGTGTCATGGGTTTCATCCCCACCAAGTTCCTCTCAGACAAAGTGGTTAAGCATCCAGAGGAGAGGGTCAAG GTCGGCATGACCGTTCATTGTCGTATCATGAAGATCGACATCGAGAAGTTCAACGTGGACCTTACCTGTAGGACATCTGACCTCACTGACAAGAACAACGAGTGGAAGCTTCCCAAGGACACCTACTATGATTTTGATGCTGAAACCGAGGATGTCAAACAAGATGAAGAGCAGAAGAAGAAACAGCAAAGGACCA CTTATATTAAGCGTGTCATTGCCCACCCAtcgttccacaacattaacttCAAGCAGGCAGAGAAGATGATGGAGACGATGGATCAGGGTGATGTGGTGATCAGGCCAAGCAGCAAAGGTGAGAACCACCTGACGGTCACCTGGAAGGTAGCAGAAGGGATCTACCAGCATGTGGACGTACGGGAGGAGGGCAAAGAGAATGCCTTCAGCTTGGGACACACGCTGTGGATTAACACCGAG GAGTTTGAAGATCTTGATGAAATCACAGCCCGTTATGTGCAGCCCATGGCTGCTTTTGCTCGGGATCTGCTTGGTCACAAGTACTTCCAAGACTGCAATGGCGGAGATAGGAAG AAAATGGAGGAGATCCTCATAAAGGCAAAGAAAGAGAAGCCCACTTTCATCCCCTACTTTGTTTCGGCCTGCAGAGATCTGCCAGGAAAGTTCCTCCTCGGATACCAGCCTCGGGGGAAGCCAAG GATAGAGTATGTGACCATCACTCCAGATGGATTCAGGTACCGGTCACAAATATTCCCCACAGTCAATGGGCTCTTCCGCTGGTTTAAAGATCACTACCAGGAGCCTGTGCCAG GAGTTAcccccagcagtagcagcagaaTGCGCACCCCGGCGTCTGTCAATGCGACTCCAGCCAACATTAACTTTGCAG acCTAACCCGGGCCGTCAACGCCCTACCCAGGAACGTGACCTCACAGATGTTTAATGCTATAGCGGCAGTAACGGGGCAGGGCCAGAATCCTAACAGTACTCCAGCACAGTGGGCCTCGAGTCAGTACGGTTACAGCGGAGGCAGCagtgcaggaggaggaggaggcagcaGCAGTGCTTATCAT GTGTTTGCAACACCGCAGCAGCCCATGGCCACTCCCTTGATGACACCCAGCTACTCGTACACTACCCCTGGCCAACAGCAGACCATGAGCACACCACAGTATCCCAGCAGTACACCACAGTCCTCCCACAGCCACCACCAACACCCCTCGTCCACACCATCgtcatcctcctcttcatccaGGGTTCGGACACCACAGCCAAA ACCAACCAGTCACACAGCTGTGGATTGGGGTAAGATGGCTGAACAGTGGCTGCAGGAGAAGGAAGCCGAGAGACGCAAGAAGGCATCTCGCATGACTCCACGGCCCTCGCCGAGCCCCATGATCGAGAGCACGCCGATGTCCATCGCCGGGGACGCCACGCCGCTGCTGGATGAGATGGACCGATAG
- the supt6h gene encoding transcription elongation factor SPT6 isoform X1, which produces MSDFIESEAEESEEEFEEKDLKPKKTQRFMEDDDDEEEDENTEDQDEHGNLRGLIDDDNEEEEEEEENRSRVEDSDSGEEVRHRRRKRDYDDLLDDDDLDLIEENLGVKMKRKKKYSRVRTMDDDGEDDEKDQIADEIFTRDGDGEGEDVEGGEALRHGDDEEEEEGEESDIDDFIVDDDGQPITKKKGKKFTGYTDAALQEAQEIFGGDFDFAEFDPDAYDHAEEEEEDQDDEAWDRPKKQTKRRVGRRSIFEIYEPSELESSHMTDQDNEIRSTDMPERFQLRTIPVKPAEDDELEEEAEWIYRNAFSTPTISMQESTDYLDRGTTTNFSRRGPSTIAKIKEALNFMRNQHFEVPFIAFYRKEYVEPELNINDLWKVWQWDEKWTQLRTRKQNLTRLFQRMQSYQFEQISADPDKPLADAIRPLDTADMERLKDVQSIEELSDVYNHFLLYYGRDIPRMQNATKATKKKLKKIKEVSEEDGEEAEVEEEEEEEEEQKGPDLKQASRRDMYSICQAAGLDGLAKKFGLTPEQFGENLRDSYQRHETEQFPAEPLELAKDYVCSQFNTPETVLEGTRYMVAMQIAREPLVRHVLRQTFQERAKINIKPTKKGKKDVDEAHYAYSFKYLKNKAVKELSGDQFLKMCMAEDEGLLSIDISIDLVGVKGYGGDQTYFDEIKQFYYRDEFSHQVQEWNKQRTLAIERSLQQFLYPQMAKELKNKLIAEAKENIIKSCCRKLYNWLKVAPYRPDQQVEEDDDLMDDAQGKGIRVLGVAFASGRDTPVFCALINGEGEVVDFLRLPYFLKRRNAWREEEREKKLQDIENLKKFLLSKKPHVVAVSGENRDAHMLMEDIKRTVSELEQDSSLPAVGVELVDNELATLYMNSRKSEADFRDYPPLLRQAVSVARKIQDPLVEFAQVCSTDEDILCLKLHPLQEHVVKEELLSALYCEFINRVNEVGVDVNRAIAHPYMQSLVQYVCGLGPRKGSHLLKILKQNNTRLENRTQLVTMCHMGPKVFINCAGFIKIDTASLGDSTDSYIEVLDGSRVHPETYEWARKMAVDALEYDESAEDANPAGALEEILENPERLKDLDLDAFAEELERQGYGNKGITLYDIRAELSCRYKDLRAPYRPPNTEEVFNMLTKETPETFYIGKLITSVVTGIAHRRPQGESYDQAIRNDETGLWQCPFCQQDNFPELSEVWNHFDSGSCPGQAIGVRTRLDNGVMGFIPTKFLSDKVVKHPEERVKVGMTVHCRIMKIDIEKFNVDLTCRTSDLTDKNNEWKLPKDTYYDFDAETEDVKQDEEQKKKQQRTTYIKRVIAHPSFHNINFKQAEKMMETMDQGDVVIRPSSKGENHLTVTWKVAEGIYQHVDVREEGKENAFSLGHTLWINTEEFEDLDEITARYVQPMAAFARDLLGHKYFQDCNGGDRKKMEEILIKAKKEKPTFIPYFVSACRDLPGKFLLGYQPRGKPRIEYVTITPDGFRYRSQIFPTVNGLFRWFKDHYQEPVPGVTPSSSSRMRTPASVNATPANINFADLTRAVNALPRNVTSQMFNAIAAVTGQGQNPNSTPAQWASSQYGYSGGSSAGGGGGSSSAYHVFATPQQPMATPLMTPSYSYTTPGQQQTMSTPQYPSSTPQSSHSHHQHPSSTPSSSSSSSRVRTPQPKPTSHTAVDWGKMAEQWLQEKEAERRKKASRMTPRPSPSPMIESTPMSIAGDATPLLDEMDR; this is translated from the exons ATGTCGGACTTCATCGAAAGCGAGGCGGAGGAGTCCGAGGAGGAGTTTGAGGAGAAGGACCTGAAGCCCAAGAAGACTCAGAGGTTCATGGAagacgatgatgatg AAGAGGAAGACGAGAACACGGAGGATCAAGATGAACATGGAAACCTGAGAGGACTTATCGATGATGacaatgaggaggaggaagaggaggaggagaatagAAGTAGAGTTGAAGACAGTGATTCTGGAGAGGAGGTCCGGCATCGTCGACGGAAGCGTG attaTGACGACCTTCTGGACGATGATGATTTGGATCTTATCGAAGAGAACTTGGGGGTTAAAATGAAGAGG AAAAAGAAGTACTCTCGTGTGAGAACAATGGacgatgatggtgaagatgatgagaaAGACCAGATTGCAGATGAGATCTTTACTAGGGATGGTGATGGAGAAGGGGAAGATGTTGAAGGTGGAGAAGCACTGCGCCATGgggatgatgaagaggaagaagagggagAGGAATCAG ACATAGACGACTTCATTGTGGACGATGATGGACAGCCCATCACCAAAAAGAAGGGAAAGAAGTTTACAGGCTATACCGATGC cGCTTTACAAGAGGCCCAAGAAATTTTCGGTGGAGACTTTGACTTTGCCGAGTTTGACCCTGACGCATACGATCAtgctgaagaggaagaggaggatcaGGATGACGAAGCATGGGATCGACCAAAGAAGCAGACAAAGAGGAGAGTGGGTCGCCGTAGCATCTTTGAGATCTACGAGCCCAGCGAGCTGGAGAGCAGCCACATGACTGACCAAGACAATGAAATACGTTCTACAGATATGCCTGAGAGGTTCCAG TTGCGCACTATACCTGTGAAGCCTGCTGAGGATGATGAGCTAGAGGAAGAGGCTGAATGGATCTACAGAAATGCTTTCTCTACACCCACTATATCAATGCAG GAGAGCACAGACTACCTAGATCGTGGAACCACCACTAACTTCAGCAGGAGAGGCCCTAGTACGATTGCTAAGATCAAGGAGGCACTCAACTTTATGAGGAACCAGCACTTTGAG GTACCCTTTATCGCTTTCTACAGGAAGGAATACGTGGAACCGGAGCTGAACATTAATGATTTATGGAAGGTGTGGCAGTGGGATGAGAAG tGGACCCAGCTGAGAACACGTAAGCAGAACCTAACGCGACTATTCCAGAGAATGCAGTCATATCAGTTTGAACAGATCTCAGCCGACCCGGATAAACCACTGGCTGATGCTATTCGTCCACTGGACACAGCTGACATGGAAAG GCTCAAAGATGTCCAGTCTATAGAAGAGCTGAGTGACGTGTACAACCACTTCTTGCTCTATTATGGACGAGACATCCCCAGGATGCAGAATGCAACCAAAGCCACCAAGAAAAAGCTGAAGAAGATCAAGGAAGTGTCCGAGGAAGATG GTGAGGAAGCTGAggtggaagaagaggaggaagaggaagaggagcagaaggGACCAGATCTGAAGCAAGCTTCCCGTCGAGACATGTACAGCATCTGCCAGGCTGCAGGCCTTG ATGGACTGGCCAAGAAGTTTGGTCTCACTCCTGAGCAGTTTGGTGAAAATCTGCGTGACAGTTACCAGCGACATGAGACTGAGCAGTTCCCCGCAGAGCCATTGGAGCTGGCCAAGGACTATGTATGCAG CCAGTTTAACACGCCAGAAACCGTTCTCGAGGGCACACGCTACATGGTCGCCATGCAGATTGCACGTGAACCTCTGGTCAGACATGTCCTAAGACAGACCTTCCAGGAAAGGGCTAAGATCAACATAAAGCCTACTAAAAAGGGCAAGAAG GATGTAGACGAGGCACACTACGCCTATTCCTTCAAATACTTAAAGAACAAGGCTGTGAAAGAGCTCAGTGGAGATCAGTTCCTGAAGATGTGCATGGCAGAAGATGAAGGACTACTCTCTATAGACATCAGCATCGACTTGGTCGGAGTTAAAGG CTATGGAGGCGATCAGACCTACTTTGATgagataaagcagttttattacAGAGATGAGTTCAGTCACCAGGTGCAGGAGTGGAATAAACAGAGAACCCTGGCCATCGAACGCTCCCTCCAGCAGTTCCTTTATCCCCAGATGGCCAAGGAGCTGAAGAATAAACTCATTGCTGAGGCCAAGGAAAATATCATTAAG TCATGCTGCAGGAAACTGTATAACTGGCTGAAGGTGGCTCCATATAGGCCAGACCAGCAggtggaggaggatgatgacCTAATGGATGACGCTCAAGGCAAAGGCATCCGCGTCTTAGGAGTGGCCTTTGCTTCCGGCAG AGACACACCGGTATTCTGTGCTCTGATTAATGGCGAAGGAGAAGTGGTGGACTTCCTCAGGCTTCCTTACTTCTTAAAAAGGAGGAACGCATGGAGGGAGGAGGAACGGGAGAAAAAG CTTCAAGACATTGAGAATCTGAAGAAGTTTCTTCTCAGTAAGAAACCCCATGTGGTGGCTGTTTCTGGAGAAAACCg CGATGCTCACATGCTGATGGAGGACATTAAGCGCACTGTCAGTGAGTTGGAGCAAGACTCGTCGCTGCCCGCTGTGGGAGTCGAGCTGGTGGACAACGAGTTAGCCACGTTGTATATGAATAGCCGAAAGTCTGAG GCGGACTTTAGGGACTACCCTCCCCTTCTACGCCAGGCAGTGTCTGTGGCTCGTAAGATTCAGGACCCACTGGTGGAGTTTGCACAGGTGTGCAGCACTGACGAGGACATCCTGTGCCTTAAACTCCATCCGCTACAG GAGCATGTTGTGAAGGAGGAGTTGCTCAGTGCACTTTACTGTGAGTTTATAAACCGTGTGAACGAAGTTGGTGTAGACGTGAACAGGGCCATTGCTCATCCTTACATGCAGAGCCTGGTTCAGTATGTCTGTGGCTTAGGACCAAGGAAAGGATCTCATCTACTCAAG atccttaaacaaaacaacactcGACTGGAAAACCGGACACAGCTGGTCACCATGTGCCATATGGGACCTAAAGTGTTTATCAACTGTGCTGGGTTTATCAAAATCGACACCGCTTCCCTCGGAGACAG CACCGACTCCTACATCGAGGTTCTGGATGGCTCTCGTGTTCATCCAGAGACTTACGAGTGGGCTCGTAAAATGGCAGTGGATGCCCTGGAGTACGATGAGTCAGCAGAAGACGCAAATCCTGCAGGAGCTTTGGAGGAGATCCTGGAGAACCCGGAGAGGTTGAAGGACCTGGATCTGGACGCGTTCGCTGAGGAGTtggagagacag GGCTACGGCAATAAGGGCATCACACTGTATGACATCCGTGCTGAACTCAGCTGTAGATATAAAGATTTGCGAGCCCCATACCGGCCACCCAACACAGAGGAGGTGTTTAACATGCTCACTAAGGAGACCCCTGAGACCTTCTACATCG GTAAGCTAATAACCAGTGTTGTAACTGGCATCGCTCACAGACGGCCTCAAGGGGAAAGTTACGACCAGGCCATTCGTAATGATGAGACCGGTCTGTGGCAGTGTCCCTTTTGCCAGCAGGACAACTTCCCTGAGCTCAGTGAG GTCTGGAATCACTTTGACAGTGGCTCATGTCCTGGACAGGCTATTGGTGTGAGAACTCGTCTAGATAACGGTGTCATGGGTTTCATCCCCACCAAGTTCCTCTCAGACAAAGTGGTTAAGCATCCAGAGGAGAGGGTCAAG GTCGGCATGACCGTTCATTGTCGTATCATGAAGATCGACATCGAGAAGTTCAACGTGGACCTTACCTGTAGGACATCTGACCTCACTGACAAGAACAACGAGTGGAAGCTTCCCAAGGACACCTACTATGATTTTGATGCTGAAACCGAGGATGTCAAACAAGATGAAGAGCAGAAGAAGAAACAGCAAAGGACCA CTTATATTAAGCGTGTCATTGCCCACCCAtcgttccacaacattaacttCAAGCAGGCAGAGAAGATGATGGAGACGATGGATCAGGGTGATGTGGTGATCAGGCCAAGCAGCAAAGGTGAGAACCACCTGACGGTCACCTGGAAGGTAGCAGAAGGGATCTACCAGCATGTGGACGTACGGGAGGAGGGCAAAGAGAATGCCTTCAGCTTGGGACACACGCTGTGGATTAACACCGAG GAGTTTGAAGATCTTGATGAAATCACAGCCCGTTATGTGCAGCCCATGGCTGCTTTTGCTCGGGATCTGCTTGGTCACAAGTACTTCCAAGACTGCAATGGCGGAGATAGGAAG AAAATGGAGGAGATCCTCATAAAGGCAAAGAAAGAGAAGCCCACTTTCATCCCCTACTTTGTTTCGGCCTGCAGAGATCTGCCAGGAAAGTTCCTCCTCGGATACCAGCCTCGGGGGAAGCCAAG GATAGAGTATGTGACCATCACTCCAGATGGATTCAGGTACCGGTCACAAATATTCCCCACAGTCAATGGGCTCTTCCGCTGGTTTAAAGATCACTACCAGGAGCCTGTGCCAG GAGTTAcccccagcagtagcagcagaaTGCGCACCCCGGCGTCTGTCAATGCGACTCCAGCCAACATTAACTTTGCAG acCTAACCCGGGCCGTCAACGCCCTACCCAGGAACGTGACCTCACAGATGTTTAATGCTATAGCGGCAGTAACGGGGCAGGGCCAGAATCCTAACAGTACTCCAGCACAGTGGGCCTCGAGTCAGTACGGTTACAGCGGAGGCAGCagtgcaggaggaggaggaggcagcaGCAGTGCTTATCAT GTGTTTGCAACACCGCAGCAGCCCATGGCCACTCCCTTGATGACACCCAGCTACTCGTACACTACCCCTGGCCAACAGCAGACCATGAGCACACCACAGTATCCCAGCAGTACACCACAGTCCTCCCACAGCCACCACCAACACCCCTCGTCCACACCATCgtcatcctcctcttcatccaGGGTTCGGACACCACAGCCAAA ACCAACCAGTCACACAGCTGTGGATTGGGGTAAGATGGCTGAACAGTGGCTGCAGGAGAAGGAAGCCGAGAGACGCAAGAAGGCATCTCGCATGACTCCACGGCCCTCGCCGAGCCCCATGATCGAGAGCACGCCGATGTCCATCGCCGGGGACGCCACGCCGCTGCTGGATGAGATGGACCGATAG